In Trichoderma asperellum chromosome 1, complete sequence, a single window of DNA contains:
- the RNR1 gene encoding ribonucleotide-diphosphate reductase subunit rnr1 (BUSCO:EOG092D0J9G) has protein sequence MYVRKRDGRQERVQFDKITARVSRLCYGLDTDHVDPVAITQKVISGVYGGVTTVQLDDLAAETAAYMTVTHPDYAILAARIAVSNLHKQTKKQWSAVVSDLYHYVNPKNSRASPMISKDTYECVMRHKEELDSAIVYDRDFNYQYFGFKTLERSYLLKLDGKIVERPQHMIMRVAVGIWGDNIERVLETYHLMSSKFFTHASPTLFNAGTPQAQLSSCFLVDMKDDSIEGIYDTLKTCAMISKMAGGIGLNVHRIRATGSYIAGTNGTSNGIIPMLRVFNNTARYVDQGGNKRPGAFAIYLEPWHADVFEFLDLRKNHGKEEVRARDLFLALWIPDLFMKRVEKNLDWTLMCPNECPGLADCYGEEFEALYEKYEKEGRGRKTIRAQKLWYSILEAQTETGNPFMLYKDSCNRKSNQKNLGTIRSSNLCTEIIEYSAPDEVAVCNLASLALPAFVDYNEGCYDFKKLHEVTKVVVRNLNRIIDVNYYPVQEARNSNSRHRPIGVGVQGLADAFLALRLPFESPEARELNKQIFETIYHAALEASMEIAKVEGPYSSFKGSPASEGILQYDMWDVKPTDLWEWDSLKEQIKEHGLRNSLLVAPMPTASTSQILGNNECFEPYTSNIYQRRVLAGEFQVVNPWLLKDLVDTGLWSDAMKNRIIAENGSIQNIPNIPADIKALYKTVWEISQRQIVQMSADRGAFIDQSQSLNIHMKDPTMGKITSMHFTGWKLGLKTGMYYLRTQAAAAPIQFTVDQEALKVADANVSKERVLKKRAPPPGSSFSMTSATAVPRLSSAKTEEVSGNSLSSTGIPTPTTTPPPLGRPLASPHKAPPMKADIEEGDSPKVLPTEPSDNVKEEELNKKPDQTEDKNDDSEERERDIYSDAVLACSIENPESCVMCSG, from the exons ATGTATGTGAGGAAGCGTG ACGGTCGTCAGGAGCGTGTTCAGTTCGACAAGATCACGGCTCGTGTCTCACGGCTGTGTTACGGCTTGGACACTGACCATGTCGACCCCGTGGCCATCACCCAGAAGGTCATCTCTGGTGTCTATGGAGGCGTGACTACAGTACAGCTTGACGACCTT GCTGCCGAGACTGCCGCTTACATGACCGTTACCCATCCCGACTATGCCATTCTGGCTGCCCGCATTGCCGTCTCCAACCTCCACAAACAGACCAAGAAGCAGTGGTCAGCTGTCGTCAGCGACCTCTACCATTATGTCAACCCCAAGAACAGCAGGGCCTCGCCCATGATTTCCAAAGATACATATGAGTGCGTCATGAGGCACAAGGAGGAGCTTGACTCCGCCATTGTCTATGACCGAGACTTCAACTACCAATACTTCGGCTTCAAGACCCTGGAGCGATCATATCTCCTGAAGCTTGATGGCAAGATTGTTGAGCGGCCACAGCACATGATTATGCGAGTGGCTGTTGGCATTTGGGGAGACAACATTGAGCGTGTCCTTGAGACATACCACCTCATGTCCAGCAAATTCTTTACCCATGCGTCCCCCACCCTCTTCAACGCTGGTACCCCGCAAGCTCAGCTCTCCTCATGCTTCTTGGTTGACATGAAGGACGACAGCATTGAGGGTATCTACGATACTTTGAAGACATGTGCCATGATTTCCAAGATGGCTGGTGGTATCGGCCTCAACGTCCACCGTATCCGTGCCACAGGCTCTTATATCGCCGGCACAAACGGTACCTCCAACGGTATCATCCCCATGCTTCGTGTCTTCAACAACACTGCTAGATACGTCGACCAGGGTGGAAACAAGCGTCCTGGTGCCTTTGCCATCTACCTCGAGCCTTGGCACGCCGATGTCTTTGAGTTCCTTGACCTCCGCAAGAACCACGGCAAGGAAGAGGTCCGTGCCCGTGACCTGTTCCTCGCTCTCTGGATCCCTGATCTGTTCATGAAGCGCGTCGAGAAGAACTTGGATTGGACTTTGATGTGCCCTAATGAATGCCCTGGCCTTGCTGACTGCTATGGCGAGGAATTCGAGGCTCTGTATGAGAAGTATGAGAAGGAGGGACGTGGTCGCAAGACTATCCGAGCTCAGAAGCTGTGGTACTCTATCCTGGAGGCCCAGACTGAGACTGGTAACCCCTTCATGCTCTACAAGGATAGCTGCAACCGCAAGAGCAACCAGAAGAACCTGGGAACCATCCGCAGCTCCAACCTCTGCACTGAGATTATTGAGTACTCTGCCCCTGATGAGGTCGCTGTCTGCAACTTGGCCTCTTTGGCTCTCCCTGCTTTTGTCGACTACAACGAAGGATGCTATGACTTTAAAAAGCTTCACGAAGTTACAAAGGTGGTTGTCCGTAACCTCAACCGCATCATCGATGTGAACTACTACCCTGTTCAGGAGGctcgcaacagcaacagccgtCACCGACCCATTGGTGTTGGTGTCCAGGGACTTGCTGATGCTTTCCTTGCTCTGCGTCTTCCCTTCGAATCACCCGAAGCTCGTGAGCTGAACAAGCAAATCTTTGAGACCATCTACCATGCTGCTCTTGAGGCCTCTATGGAGATTGCCAAGGTTGAAGGTCCTTATTCGTCATTCAAGGGATCACCCGCCTCTGAAGGCATTCTTCAATATGACATGTGGGATGTCAAGCCCACCGACCTGTGGGAGTGGGATTCGCTCAAGGAGCAAATTAAGGAGCACGGTCTTCGCAACAGCTTGCTCGTCGCCCCTATGCCCACTGCCAGCACTTCCCAGATCTTGGGTAACAACGAGTGTTTTGAGCCCTACACCTCCAACATCTACCAGCGACGTGTCCTTGCTGGCGAGTTCCAGGTTGTCAACCCCTGGCTTCTCAAGGATCTTGTCGATACCGGCCTTTGGTCCGATGCTATGAAGAACCGCATCATTGCTGAGAACGGCTCTATCCAGAACATTCCCAACATTCCCGCCGACATCAAGGCCCTGTACAAGACTGTTTGGGAGATTTCTCAACGTCAAATTGTCCAGATGTCAGCCGACCGTGGTGCTTTCATTGATCAGTCCCAGTCCTTGAACATCCACATGAAGGATCCCACAATGGGCAAGATTACCAGCATGCATTTCACTGGCTGGAAGCTTGGTCTCAAGACTGGCATGTACTACCTGCGTACCCAGGCCGCGGCTGCACCTATCCAGTTCACAGTCGATCAAGAAGCACTGAAAGTTGCCGATGCCAACGTCAGCAAGGAACGCGTGTTGAAGAAGCGCGCTCCTCCCCCAGGATCATCCTTTTCGATGACTTCAGCCACTGCCGTTCCTCGACTTAGCAGTGCTAAGACGGAGGAAGTCTCTGGAAACTCATTGAGTTCTACTGGTATTCCTACTCCCACCACCACGCCTCCCCCTCTGGGCAGACCTCTGGCTTCGCCCCACAAAGCCCCTCCTATGAAGGCTGACATTGAAGAAGGCGACAGCCCCAAGGTGCTCCCTACGGAGCCTTCAGACAAtgtcaaggaggaggagctgaacAAGAAGCCCGATCAGACGGAAGATAAGAATGATGATAGTGAGGAGCGCGAGAGGGACATTTACTCAGACGCAGTTCTAGCCT GCAGCATTGAGAACCCTGAGTCCTGCGTTATGTGCAGTGGTTAA
- a CDS encoding uncharacterized protein (SECRETED:SignalP(1-23)~EggNog:ENOG41), protein MHSSTWKSLLVLGLTQLVAESAAAPTSCPQPRVKPGRAIYITSNEQQNSIIALPIGANGLLSGGTLTSTGGSGSSILEQNGNVKAPAVSDVLSSQSAVTVVDNYLFAVNAGSNTVSMFAIDPLNPTKLTMVGKPAAVPGDFPVTVGASAKNKLICVGATGAKSGVSCAPFSSKGLGQMDQLRPVGLNQTTPPVGPPNTIAQVFFSEDEKTVYASVKGDPATNTTGTLGVFAVEQPCDGRGAVAVSQEGKLNHLDETVVLFGATNLKGSSNIIAADAAFGAVMLSVDTASGAASVKNVVDIAGQKATCWAVLSPETNTVFLSDAGADRLVEVSSTDGSIKSVSNLGTNDPGFNDLKAAGSFIYALSPGNTTVGPAVTVFDVVSKKVAQHYQLKGSFATSKVQGVGLLV, encoded by the exons ATGCATTCCTCTACCTGGAAGTCTCTGCTTGTCCTAGGGCTGACACAGTTGGTCGCCGAatcagcggcagcaccaaCTTCTTGTCCTCAGCCCAGGGTTAAGCCTGGACGGGCTATTTATATCACAAGCAATGAGCAGCAGAATAGCATTATTGCCCTGCCGATTGGGGCCAATGGACTGCTATCCGGCGGCACACTCACTTCAACAGGCGGCTCAGGCTCAAGCATCCTGGAGCAGAATGGCAACGTGAAAGCGCCTGCAGTCTCCGACGTCTTGTCCTCTCAGTCGGCCGTGACCGTGGTTGACAAT TATCTGTTTGCCGTCAATGCCGGTTCCAATACCGTCTCCATGTTCGCAATCGATCCGCTCAACCCGACCAAACTCACCATGGTCGGCAAGCCCGCTGCCGTGCCCGGCGACTTTCCCGTGACGGTTGGCGCATCGGCGAAGAACAAGCTGATTTGCGTTGGAGCAACAGGCGCCAAGTCTGGTGTCTCCTGCGCACCTTTCTCTTCAAAGGGCCTGGGCCAGATGGACCAGCTTCGCCCGGTTGGCTTGAATCAGACAACACCTCCTGTCGGTCCCCCTAATACCATCGCCCAGGTATTCTTCtctgaagatgaaaagacgGTGTATGCTTCCGTGAAAGGCGACCCGGCCACAAATACCACCGGAACTTTGGGAGTTTTCGCCGTGGAACAGCCTTGTGACGGTCGTGGAGCTGTCGCTGTTAGCCAGGAGGGGAAGCTGAATCACCTTGACGAGACTGTCGTTCTCTTTGGCGCGACGAATCTTAAGGGTTCTTCTAACATCATCGCTGCCGATGCAGCATTTGGAGCTGTTATGCTATCCGTCGACACCGCAAGTGGAGCTGCAAGCGTCAAGAACGTTGTTGACATTGCTGGCCAGAAAGCTACATGTTGGGCTGTACTGTCTCCGGAGACGAACACAGTATTTCTCTCAGACGCTGGGGCCGACCGACTGGTCGAAGTATCCTCGACCGATGGCAGCATCAAGTCCGTCTCCAACCTCGGTACTAACGACCCTGGCTTCAATGACCTGAAGGCTGCTGGCAGCTTCATCTACGCCTTGAGTCCTGGTAATACAACCGTTGGACCAGCTGTGACTGTGTTTGATGTGGTGAGCAAGAAGGTGGCTCAACACTACCAGCTAAAGGGATCATTTGCAACCAGCAAGGTTCAGGGTGTTGGCCTTCTGGTGTAA
- a CDS encoding uncharacterized protein (EggNog:ENOG41~TransMembrane:7 (o24-45i52-71o86-106i127-152o164-186i198-215o235-255i)) — protein MNSTINSTSQIPPNGIGAVSFTPLLAPNAIFVTLFILIFIVQIILTVRFWRFYGYAIGMLGGLLLELLGYVAKVQLSHNRANKNGYIMYIIGLTLGPTFLSSSLYLGISTLQTHYRAARFAHISPRLFASLFILGDFICLCFIGCGGSLAAIYDTDPIGVDLMIAGLATQVLFTAIFCILLTIVCFKIHKQLAEDKKLGYIIGAAVAAVCLFIRSCWRVAELNGGFNGPLSNKEGIFIALDSIPMIIMSVLLTVIHPEFWFDNSRPLTGKVMDDGVEVHIKV, from the exons ATGAACTCCACCATAAACAGTACCAGCCAAATCCCTCCAAACGGCATCGGTGCTGTATCTTTCACGCCACTTCTTGCGCCAAATGCTATTTTTGTCACTTTATtcattctcatcttcattgtcCAGATTATATTGACAGTTCGATTCTGGCGCTTCTATGGCTATGCTATTGGCATGCTAGGCGGCCTCCTCTTGGAGCTCTTAGGCTATGTGGCCAAAGTCCAACTCTCCCACAACCGAGCCAACAAGAACGGATATATCAT GTACATCATTGGCCTCACCCTAGGCCCtacctttctttcttcatcctTGTATCTCGGCATCAGCACCTTACAAACGCACTACAGAGCAGCCCGCTTCGCACACATCAGCCCTCGCCTCTTTGCCTCCCTCTTCATACTCGGAGACTTCATATGTCTTTGCTTCATCGGATGCGGAGGCTCCTTGGCCGCAATATACGACACAGACCCCATAGGGGTCGATCTTATGATTGCTGGCCTCGCAACCCAAGTGCTGTTCACGGCAATATTCTGCATCCTTCTGACTATAGTATGCTTCAAGATACACAAACAACTTGCCGAGGACAAAAAGCTAGGCTACATTATTG GCGCAGCAGTAGCTGCCGTTTGTCTCTTTATTCGCTCCTGCTGGCGTGTTGCCGAGCTCAATGGAGGTTTCAACGGCCCTCTGTCAAATAAGGAGGGCATTTTCATTGCTTTAGATTCCATCCCTATGATTATCATGTCGGTCCTTTTGACAGTAATACACCCGGAATTTTGGTTTGATAACAGCCGCCCTTTGACTGGGAAAGTAATGGATGATGGCGTTGAAGTACACATTAAAGTCTGA
- a CDS encoding uncharacterized protein (EggNog:ENOG41), with translation MGDRIFRIFNPREPKADPVEKRRAQLRRAQQSYRDRKDKYTKALEAELARVRKNEAGLVSEVQQLRAKVHILTTLLSQNGISSPPEFTNEEVSHSPTLHLDDGSLASEQTQPATRAQAQNDWPLESSSKSANQSSVPSSDVFSLRHHGSRYFKRLRDPVPTATITLSAEPSHKTHLSELDATTVGMEFVLTLERPCLGHVHGNPKKPNEPGGHALTATVQLQSALSLPPIDPQDPKPPSYQNAPAVVLDRLLNLAPSVSEDGDVTPIQAWHYIRHQPHFGGFEIQNLNRLAEKLLVAMKCHGFGAAIQPNIFESTVREILNPVMLMSP, from the exons ATGGGCGACAGGATATTCCGCATCTTCAACCCGAGAG AACCAAAGGCCGATCCCGTCGAGAAGAGGCGCGCCCAGCTTCGACGAGCCCAGCA ATCTTATCGGGATCGGAAAGACAAGTATACCAAGGCTCTCGAGGCTGAACTAGCACGCGTTCGGAAGAATGAAGCTGGCTTGGTGTCCGAGGTTCAGCAGCTCCGTGCAAAAGTCCATATACTGACCACCCTTCTGTCGCAAAACGGCATATCCTCCCCGCCCGAGTTCACGAATGAGGAGGTATCTCATAGTCCTACCCTACATCTGGATGATGGCAGCCTTGCAAGTGAACAAACACAACCGGCTACCAGGGCCCAGGCTCAGAATGATTGGCCACTAGAGTCTTCAAGCAAGTCGGCGAACCAAAGCAGCGTTCCGAGCAGTGATGTTTTTAGTTTGCGGCATCATGGTTCAAGATACTTCAAAAGACTACGGGATCCAGTACCCACGGCCACCATAACGCTCTCAGCTGAGCCCAGTCACAAAACTCACCTTTCCGAACTTGATGCCACGACAGTTGGCATGGAGTTTGTATTAAC actAGAAAGGCCATGTCTAGGCCATGTACACGGAAACCCCAAAAAGCCCAATGAACCAGGTGGTCATGCTTTGACTGCTACGGTTCAGCTTCAATCCGCCCTGTCTCTCCCTCCTATTGATCCACAAGATCCCAAGCCTCCGTCTTATCAAAATGCCCCCGCAGTTGTGCTCGATCGCTTATTAAACCTTGCGCCCAGCGTATCAGAGGACGGCGACGTGACACCGATTCAGGCGTGGCATTATATACGACACCAGCCACACTTTGGCGGGTTTGAGATACAAAACCTCAACAGACTGGCAGAAAAACTACTGGTAGCCATGAAATGTCACGG ATTTGGCGCTGCGATTCAGCCGAACATATTCGAATCAACTGTACGGGAAATTCTCAATCCAGTGATGCTAATGTCACCGTGA